In the genome of Myxococcus stipitatus, one region contains:
- the encA gene encoding encapsulin nanocompartment shell protein EncA — translation MPDFLGHAENPLREEEWARLNETVIQVARRSLVGRRILDIYGPLGAGVQTVPYDEFQGVSPGAVDIVGEQETAMVFTDARKFKTIPIIYKDFLLHWRDIEAARTHNMPLDVSAAAGAAALCAQQEDELIFYGDARLGYEGLMTANGRLTVPLGDWTAAGGGFQAIVEATRTLNEHGHFGPYAVVLSPRLYSQLHRIYEKTGVLEIETIKQLASDGVYQSNRLRGDSGVVVSTGRENMDLAVSMDMVAAYLGASRMNHPFRVLEALLLRIKHPDAICTLEGAGATSARR, via the coding sequence ATGCCTGACTTCCTTGGACATGCCGAGAACCCGCTCCGTGAAGAAGAGTGGGCGCGCCTGAACGAAACCGTCATCCAGGTGGCGCGGCGCTCACTCGTGGGCCGGCGCATCCTCGACATCTACGGGCCGCTGGGCGCGGGCGTCCAGACGGTGCCCTACGACGAGTTCCAGGGAGTGTCCCCGGGCGCGGTGGACATCGTCGGCGAGCAGGAGACCGCGATGGTCTTCACCGACGCGCGCAAGTTCAAGACCATCCCCATCATCTACAAGGACTTCCTTCTGCACTGGAGGGACATCGAGGCGGCGCGCACGCACAACATGCCGCTGGACGTGTCCGCCGCCGCCGGCGCCGCGGCGCTGTGCGCCCAGCAGGAAGACGAGCTCATCTTCTACGGTGACGCCCGGCTCGGCTACGAAGGGCTGATGACGGCCAACGGCCGGCTCACCGTGCCGCTCGGGGACTGGACGGCGGCGGGCGGCGGCTTCCAGGCCATCGTCGAGGCCACGCGCACGCTCAACGAGCACGGCCACTTCGGCCCGTACGCGGTGGTGCTATCGCCGCGCCTGTACTCGCAGCTGCACCGCATCTACGAGAAGACGGGCGTGCTGGAGATCGAGACCATCAAGCAGCTCGCCTCGGACGGCGTCTACCAGTCCAACCGCCTGCGCGGCGACTCCGGCGTGGTGGTGTCCACGGGCCGGGAGAACATGGACCTGGCGGTGTCCATGGACATGGTGGCGGCCTACCTGGGTGCCTCGCGGATGAACCATCCGTTCCGCGTGCTGGAGGCGCTGCTGCTGCGCATCAAGCACCCGGATGCCATCTGCACCCTCGAGGGCGCTGGCGCGACCTCGGCCCGTCGCTAG
- a CDS encoding sigma-54 dependent transcriptional regulator, which produces MAKVLVIDDEVNLRKVLAAMLRRDGFDVTVAENGEQGLAEFQKNGADIVVTDLVMPKVGGMEVLSTVRAANPDVPVIIITAHGTVDSAVDAIKAGAFDYITKPFDQAELSSVVAKAAKTNESARRSVRPDVKARAAIIGEAPQMQDVYKVIDKVADTPSTVLITGESGTGKELIATALHGASSRRDKPFIKINCAAIPATLLESELFGYERGAFTGAVTSKPGRFELADEGTLFLDEIGEIPVEMQVKLLRALQEGEFERVGGIKTTRVDVRLVAATNRDLQAEIEAGRFRKDLYYRLAVVPLTLPPLRERRSDILMLARHFVDKYNRRLNKKIEGIADDALALLQAYSWPGNIRELENLIERVLLFADGPFITAKDLPEPVRHGAGTQPSATPASSAPAMEVPAGEVGLKDIVRMKAAELERDLIVKKLEETGGNVTRAARLLQISRKSLQTKMKEFGLRDTTPDEQEDGPED; this is translated from the coding sequence ATGGCCAAGGTGCTGGTGATTGATGACGAGGTGAACCTTCGCAAGGTTCTCGCCGCGATGTTGCGCAGGGATGGGTTCGACGTCACCGTCGCGGAGAATGGCGAGCAGGGACTGGCGGAGTTCCAGAAGAACGGCGCCGACATCGTCGTGACGGACCTGGTGATGCCCAAGGTGGGCGGCATGGAGGTGCTCAGCACCGTCCGCGCCGCCAACCCGGACGTCCCCGTCATCATCATCACCGCGCACGGCACGGTGGACTCCGCCGTGGACGCCATCAAGGCGGGCGCGTTCGACTACATCACCAAGCCCTTCGACCAGGCGGAGCTGTCCTCCGTCGTCGCCAAGGCCGCGAAGACGAACGAGAGCGCCCGCCGCTCCGTGCGTCCCGACGTCAAGGCGCGCGCCGCCATCATCGGCGAGGCGCCGCAGATGCAGGACGTCTACAAGGTCATCGACAAGGTGGCGGACACGCCCTCCACGGTGCTCATCACCGGCGAGAGCGGCACGGGCAAGGAGCTCATCGCCACCGCGCTGCACGGGGCCTCCAGCCGTCGCGACAAGCCGTTCATCAAGATCAACTGCGCGGCCATCCCCGCCACGCTCCTGGAGAGCGAGCTGTTCGGCTACGAGCGCGGCGCGTTCACCGGCGCCGTCACGTCCAAGCCTGGCCGCTTCGAGCTGGCCGACGAGGGCACCCTCTTCCTGGACGAGATTGGCGAGATTCCCGTCGAGATGCAGGTGAAGCTGCTGCGCGCGCTCCAGGAAGGCGAGTTCGAGCGCGTGGGTGGCATCAAGACGACGCGCGTCGACGTGCGACTGGTGGCCGCCACCAACCGCGACCTGCAGGCGGAGATTGAAGCGGGCCGCTTCCGCAAGGACCTGTATTACCGGCTCGCGGTGGTGCCGCTCACCCTGCCCCCGCTGCGGGAGCGCCGGAGCGACATCCTCATGCTCGCGCGGCACTTCGTCGACAAGTACAACCGCCGGCTGAACAAGAAGATTGAGGGCATCGCGGACGACGCGCTCGCGCTGCTCCAGGCCTACTCGTGGCCCGGCAACATCCGCGAGCTGGAGAACCTCATCGAGCGTGTCCTGCTGTTCGCGGACGGGCCGTTCATCACGGCCAAGGACCTGCCCGAGCCCGTCCGCCACGGAGCGGGCACCCAGCCAAGCGCCACGCCAGCCTCCTCCGCGCCCGCCATGGAGGTCCCCGCGGGCGAGGTGGGCCTGAAGGATATCGTCCGGATGAAGGCCGCGGAGCTCGAGCGCGACCTCATCGTCAAGAAGCTGGAGGAGACGGGCGGCAACGTCACGCGCGCCGCCCGCCTGCTGCAGATCAGCCGGAAGTCGCTGCAGACCAAGATGAAGGAATTCGGCCTGCGCGACACCACGCCCGACGAGCAAGAGGACGGCCCCGAGGATTGA
- a CDS encoding M23 family metallopeptidase, whose translation MRPNLPTLGAPPKRSPIGPVVAVSLILGGAAGGVWWWKQRMAAAAPQEATATPTAEGEGTAAPPPADTAAPANGTAQAPAAAAAPVDPVKAAGLEHASMRIEGPLETALIRSAGGDVGPALAQVVTRTLVWWVEVPGEILRGDTLDVLYQRRTNEEPLVHAVRFTSAKLGKTMSAFRFQPEGESTPRYYLPTGDELELRLEKSPVDDYEQVTSLLRDGRRHKGVDFRTPVGTPVKAPFSGVVKRKNWNWSSNGNCLELVESGGRGRRALFLHLDEVDKDIRPGTRFNVGQVVGRSGNTGRSFAPHLHYQLMTQDDQVLDPFDQHKTYRRSLAARYKTAFDDEVRRLEGLLGTSVAGK comes from the coding sequence ATGCGGCCGAACCTTCCCACCCTCGGTGCCCCTCCGAAACGGAGCCCCATCGGGCCCGTGGTCGCCGTGTCGCTCATCCTGGGCGGCGCCGCGGGAGGCGTCTGGTGGTGGAAGCAACGGATGGCCGCCGCTGCCCCGCAGGAGGCCACGGCCACCCCCACCGCCGAGGGTGAAGGCACCGCGGCTCCGCCCCCCGCGGACACCGCCGCGCCCGCGAATGGCACCGCCCAGGCCCCCGCCGCCGCCGCCGCGCCCGTGGACCCGGTGAAGGCCGCCGGCCTGGAGCATGCGTCGATGCGCATCGAGGGGCCCCTGGAGACCGCGCTCATCCGGTCGGCCGGAGGCGACGTGGGCCCCGCACTGGCGCAGGTGGTGACGCGGACGCTGGTGTGGTGGGTGGAGGTGCCCGGCGAGATCCTCCGGGGCGACACGCTGGACGTGCTCTACCAGCGCCGCACCAACGAGGAGCCGCTGGTCCACGCCGTGCGCTTCACCAGCGCGAAGCTGGGCAAGACGATGAGCGCCTTCCGGTTCCAACCCGAGGGCGAGAGCACGCCGCGCTACTACCTGCCCACGGGCGACGAGCTGGAGCTGCGCCTGGAGAAGTCCCCCGTGGATGACTACGAGCAGGTGACGTCCCTGCTGCGCGACGGGCGCCGCCACAAGGGCGTGGACTTCCGCACCCCGGTGGGCACGCCCGTGAAGGCGCCCTTCTCCGGCGTCGTCAAACGCAAGAACTGGAACTGGAGCAGCAACGGCAACTGCCTGGAGCTGGTCGAGTCGGGGGGCCGCGGCCGCCGCGCGCTCTTCCTGCACCTGGACGAAGTGGACAAGGACATCCGCCCGGGCACCCGCTTCAACGTGGGCCAGGTCGTCGGCCGCAGCGGCAACACGGGCCGCTCCTTCGCACCCCACCTCCACTACCAGCTCATGACGCAGGATGACCAGGTGCTGGACCCCTTCGACCAGCACAAGACCTACCGTCGCTCCCTGGCCGCCCGGTACAAGACGGCCTTCGACGACGAGGTGCGCCGCCTGGAAGGGCTGCTCGGGACGTCCGTCGCGGGGAAGTAA